The Chrysiogenia bacterium genome includes the window ACATGGCGCGGTCGAATGCGTCGTTCTCGACGTTGTGGGCATGCAGAGGCAGAGCCTCGGGCGGTTGCTCGGGCTCGAATGGCCGTCTCACGCGATCGGGCTTCTTGGGGACGTAGGCCATTGCTGTTTCAGGCCGCGCGCGATGCGCAGCAACTACCTCGCGTCTTCGAGACCCAGGCAGTTCTCAAGGATGTTGTTGTGCATGGCCTCGACCTGGAGGCGCACCTCGTCGATCCGCCCCAGAGAGCGGCCTTCCTGCTGGACGCGCCGCACCACGTCGGCGATGCGGGATTGAATCTTCTTGAACTTCGTGTGCGCCTCGATGCCGGCCTTCGTCCGCTCGTCGGCGTCGGTCCAGTCGCGCTGGGCGTAGGCCATGATCTCCTCGGCTTGCTTGAGGAACTCTTCGGCGCGCCGCTCGAAGGGATTGGCCAGGTCGTAGACGATGTTCTCGACGATCCGAATCTCCTCGGGCGTGTTCCAGAGCACGTTGGCCAGAATGACAAGGTCCGAATCGATCACCTCGCTGCGGCCTTCGAGATACGCGCGCGCCCGCAGCAGGCTGATGGCGTCGTGATAGCGGCGGTCCGAGGCAATCACGTTTTCCTTGCGCAGCTTGTTGCGGATCTGCACGATCAGGTCGACGATCAACTCAGGCACGCGAAGCGACTCCACTTCGGCCTGCATTCCCTGCAGGTCCTTGAGCGGAATTTGCGTAGCCTTCTTGCCGTTTGTTCCCGAGAGCATGGTCACGAAATTGGCGTCGTCCTCGATGTAGTCCACCAGAAAGCGCACGAGAAAACGGTCGTAGAGAGCGCCGAGTTCTTCCTCGTCGGGCAGTTCGTTGGATGCGCCGATCAGCGAGATCAGCGGCGCGTCCTGGGGCTTGCCGCCATTGTGAAACTTGCGCTCGTTTATGAGCGAAAGAAGCGCATTGAGGATCGAGCTGTTGGCCTTGAAGATTTCGTCGAGAAAGGCGACGTGAGCCTCGGGTAGCTTGTCGGTCGTGATGCGCAGATACTCGTCACGCTCGAGCGCCTGCAGGCTCACCGGGCCGAAAATTTCCTCGGGGGTGGAAAACTTGGTCAGCAACCACTCGAAAAAGTTCGTACCGGGAAAACGGTTGCACAGCTCGCTGGCGAGCATGCTCTTGGCCGTCCCCGGGGGGCCGATCATCAGCACATGCTGGCGGGCGAGAATGGCCGTCAGGGTACCGTCAATCACCTCGTCGCGCTCGACAAACTTGTCCTGGAGTTCGGTGCGCAGCTTTTGAAGATCGCTCATCGAGAATGGGTCCTTGCGTCGGGTCAGTCGGAGGGGCAAAGCGCTCAAAACAGGCCCATTGGGGCTGAATCGGGGGCCAAGTGGCCATCCGCCGATGTAGTGGCGCAAGTCTAGCAGGGCGCCGCTCGCACGAGCAAACAGTTCCGGAGCGCTTTCAGGGCAGCTCAGGCGTCAACTTCGAGACGGGCGGCAAGGCTCTTGTTCATCTGTTTTTCATCGATGAGCAGATCGTTGGTCGCGCGCAGGCGCTCGCAGAAACTCTTGCAGAAATGGTTGAGCATCTGCACCGCCACGGCCGGGTGGTTGTCCACCAGGGTGCGATACTTGATGCGGTCGAGGAAGTAGGTCACCACCGCATCGGCGGCGATGACCTTGGCGGTGGTCGGCTTGTTGTCGATGAGCGCCATCTCGCCCACGTGCTGGCCGGGGCCCAGCTCGGCGATCACAACGTCCCCGTTGGAGATGCCGCCACGCACGATCTGGACCTTGCCCGAATAGATGAAGTGAATGCCCTCGCCGATCGTCTTGTTGCGGATGATCGGCTCCCCCTTGGGGTAGAACTTCTCGACCATGTACCCGGCCGCACGCTCGAGATCCTCGTCCGAGAATCCCGAAAACAGCCGAATGCCCTTGAGGCGATCCTTGCTGACCATCGTAGCCTCCCCTCGCCCGGCTCGGGCGGCGCGCTATGCTGAACGCCCACCCGGCAGCCGTCGCCGGATCTTTTCAAGAATCCGGTCGACATCATCGACTTCCTCAATCCCGATCCGTCGAGCATACGGCAGGTACACCAGCACCGCAACAATGATCGGAACGAAGGCCATAGTGAGACGCCGCACAAGAAGCGGCCCCGTGCCCTCTACCCAAAGCCAGGCGATGAGGATGGCGCCCCAGCGCGCCAGCAGACCGATGAGCACCGAGGCCAGCAGGGTTTTGGCCAGGCACAGCGCGAGCCCCTGCCCGCGCCAGCCGCCCAGTTCCTTGCCCGCCAGAACAAAGAGCATCGCCATGTTTGTAAGGGACCCGAGCGCCATGCCCAGCGCAATACCCGGCGCACCGATGGCCAGATGCGACCACCAGTTGAACCCCACGTTCACACATACTGCGCACACACTCGCAATGAGCGGCACGCTCGGCCGGTCGAGCGCGTAGAAAAGAGGCACCAGCACCTTCACCGACGAGACAGCGACAAGGCCGAAGACGTAGGCGCTGAGCACATAGGAAGTCGCCTCCGCATCCGAAGCGGTAAAGCGCCCCCACTCGAAAAGCAGCGAGACAATGGGCCTTGCCAGCGCGATCAGCCCGATCGTTGCCGGCACGGTCAGGAACATCACGAGGCGCAGCGAGTGAGCGAGCCCCGCGCGCAGGGCCTCGCGGTCGCCGCGGGCGGCATCCTCGGCCACGTTCGTCTGGGTCACCGTTCCCAGCGCCACGCCAAACAGCCCGATGGGCAGGTAATAGAGGCGGAATGCGTAATCGAGCCAGGAGAGCGGCCCGTTTCCAAGGCGCGAGGCGAAAATGGAGTTCACGAAGATCGAGATCTGCACCGCGCCAAGCCCGATAACCGCCGGGGCCATGAGCCGGGCAATGCGCCGCACGCCGGGATTGGAAAACATCCCCCGAAGGGCCGGGACAAAGCGGTAGCGCAGCCGCCAGAGCGAGGGCACCTGGGCCAGAAGCTGCGCGGCACCGCCGGCCAGCACGCCAAAGGACCACCCCACCGCCGCGGCGCTCGGATCCTCGGTCATAAACCACAGGATGATGGCGACAATGATGGAGACAACATTGAAGAGCGCGGGCGCCAGCGCGGGCACGAAGAAACGCCGCTGGGCGTTGAGCATCCCCATGAGGACGGCCGAGAGCGCGACGAGCGGCAGGAAGGGCATCATGATGGCCGTGAGCTGCGCGGCAAACTCCGCCTTGCCGGCGATGGCTGAAAAGCCCGGCGCGATGAGGCCGACGAGCTCGGGGGCGAAGTAGATCCCCAGCAGCGCCAGCACGCCCGTAATCAAAAAAACCGCCGACATCACGAGCCCGGCCAGCGCGTGGGCCTCCTCGCGCGAGCGGTTCATCAGGAAGTCGGTAAAGGTGGGAACGAAGGCCGCCGAGAGCGCGCCCTCGGCAAAGAGATCGCGCAGCAGGTTGGGAATGCGGTAGGCGATCACGAAGGCATCGCCGTGGAAACCGGCGCCAAGAAGCGCGGCGCGCAGGCTCTCGCGCAGGACGCCCAGCACACGCGAGGCCATCACCGCAATGGAAATGATTCCGGCAGCGGCCAGGGTTTCGCGTTTTGGCGGCAAATTTTCAGGATTTTCGCTCAGTTGCGGGCCTCCGCCGACGTGGGAGCCCTCATCCCCGCGCATTGATCGAGCGCCCCTGACAATAGCAGGCAATCCCGGCCGACTCCAGCACCGCCTTTGCCGCAGGCCCGGGAAACGTGATACTTACGCAGAGGATCAGAGCAGACTTGAGGGCTGCGGGGAAAGGTGCCGTGCCGGCGCATCACAAGCAAGACCCCACCTGGCTGGAGCGGCTGCTGCGCTTTCTTGAGCGCACCGAGACCGACCGCTTTTTCGTCTTCACCGTCATCCACGGCTGGGCGATGCTCTTTGCGCTGTTCGGCGCGCTGGCTGCGGCCTTTCTCTCCGGCACAGACTACGAGCTGCTTCGCGAGCCGCTGCTGCTGGGAAGCGGCGCAACCATCGGCGTCCTGATCCTCGACTGGGCGGCCTACCCGGCCATCAACTGGTGGATTCGCAAGGGCGCCCGGCACCAGCTCACCCCCTGGTTCATCATTTCCTGGCTCGTTCTCACCCAGGTGCACGGCGGGGTTTTCGCCCATCTGATGGGCTCGACCAACACGCCCTCGCTCTTTGCCCTTTTCGGCGGCGCCATCATCACGACCATCGCGCTGGGGCCCCGCTGGGGCCTGATCAACCTGATCATCGCGGCCATCACCGCCGTGGCGGTCATCTGGCTCGAGAGCAGCGGCGCCATCGGCTTTGCTCCCCTTCAGCCCAGCGCCGACGCGGACTTCTATCTGAGCACCTGGCCAGTAGCGACAACACTCATCTCCCTGGTCGTCGCCGGCGTGATCGGCTGGGGGGCGACCTCGCTCTACTGGATGCTCATGGAAGAAAAGCAGCGCGAGCTGCGCCAGACGCGCGAGCGGCTCATCCGTGCCGAGTCCCTGGCCTCGCTTGCCGCCCTCGTCGACGGCGCCGCCCACGAGATCAACAACCCCCTGGGCATTGCCAACAGCCTGCTGCGAACACTGACGCAGGAAGTGAAAGAACTCGAAGGCGCCGACGAATACCAGCGCGACGACATCATCGAGGGCCTTATCGTCATCCGCAACTCGGTTGAGCGGATCTCGGTAATCACCGACCGCCTGCTCACGCTCTCGGGAATGCGCGCGCAGGAATTCCGCCCCGTCTCGCTCATCGACGCCATCGACGGCGCCGTCCGCCGGCTCGAACAGGGCCCCCACCCGCTGCACGAGCGCCTGAGCGTGGAGCTCAAGCCGCCGCTGGCGCCGCTCATGGCCCAGCGTCAGCTACTTGAGCTGGGCATCTACCACCTGCTGGCCAACGCCGAGCAGGCGACCCGCGAGAACGGGGGCGCGGTGCGAATGGAAGCCGAGCAGGTGGGCGACACCATCGTGCTCACCATCGAGGACGAGGGCGTCGGCATCGACGAGTCGATTCGTGCCACGCTCTTCCATCCCTTCGTGAGCACCCGCGACTGGGACGGCGTGGGATTGGGACTCTACGTTGTCAGTGAGTGCGCGCGCGCCTTTGGCGGCGAGGTGTATCTGGAAAGCCCGGCAAACCCGACCCGCATCTGCGTGGAGTGGCGGCTGGGGATTCCCGAGTAATCAGGCCATGCCCCAGCGACGGCGCAGCCACCACTCGGCGCAGGCAAGTCCAAGCAGCAAGATCAGCGCGGGCGCGGTGTCCCAGAGCGGGACTTCGCGAGAGCCCATGACCCGGTAGGCTTCCTCGGTCACAATTTTGGGATCGTCGGAGAGCTCGCCTCCC containing:
- a CDS encoding cyclic nucleotide-binding domain-containing protein; the protein is MVSKDRLKGIRLFSGFSDEDLERAAGYMVEKFYPKGEPIIRNKTIGEGIHFIYSGKVQIVRGGISNGDVVIAELGPGQHVGEMALIDNKPTTAKVIAADAVVTYFLDRIKYRTLVDNHPAVAVQMLNHFCKSFCERLRATNDLLIDEKQMNKSLAARLEVDA
- the murJ gene encoding murein biosynthesis integral membrane protein MurJ — its product is MRGDEGSHVGGGPQLSENPENLPPKRETLAAAGIISIAVMASRVLGVLRESLRAALLGAGFHGDAFVIAYRIPNLLRDLFAEGALSAAFVPTFTDFLMNRSREEAHALAGLVMSAVFLITGVLALLGIYFAPELVGLIAPGFSAIAGKAEFAAQLTAIMMPFLPLVALSAVLMGMLNAQRRFFVPALAPALFNVVSIIVAIILWFMTEDPSAAAVGWSFGVLAGGAAQLLAQVPSLWRLRYRFVPALRGMFSNPGVRRIARLMAPAVIGLGAVQISIFVNSIFASRLGNGPLSWLDYAFRLYYLPIGLFGVALGTVTQTNVAEDAARGDREALRAGLAHSLRLVMFLTVPATIGLIALARPIVSLLFEWGRFTASDAEATSYVLSAYVFGLVAVSSVKVLVPLFYALDRPSVPLIASVCAVCVNVGFNWWSHLAIGAPGIALGMALGSLTNMAMLFVLAGKELGGWRGQGLALCLAKTLLASVLIGLLARWGAILIAWLWVEGTGPLLVRRLTMAFVPIIVAVLVYLPYARRIGIEEVDDVDRILEKIRRRLPGGRSA
- a CDS encoding AAA family ATPase; amino-acid sequence: MSDLQKLRTELQDKFVERDEVIDGTLTAILARQHVLMIGPPGTAKSMLASELCNRFPGTNFFEWLLTKFSTPEEIFGPVSLQALERDEYLRITTDKLPEAHVAFLDEIFKANSSILNALLSLINERKFHNGGKPQDAPLISLIGASNELPDEEELGALYDRFLVRFLVDYIEDDANFVTMLSGTNGKKATQIPLKDLQGMQAEVESLRVPELIVDLIVQIRNKLRKENVIASDRRYHDAISLLRARAYLEGRSEVIDSDLVILANVLWNTPEEIRIVENIVYDLANPFERRAEEFLKQAEEIMAYAQRDWTDADERTKAGIEAHTKFKKIQSRIADVVRRVQQEGRSLGRIDEVRLQVEAMHNNILENCLGLEDAR